A genomic region of Streptosporangium lutulentum contains the following coding sequences:
- a CDS encoding GNAT family N-acetyltransferase encodes MRLETERLVLRRWREEDLEPLAAIDGDPEVMRFIGDGSVRTKEQTATALMSMERGWDERGFGIFAVELRETGELAGWAGLTIPGFLPEVLPAVEIGWRLGRPFWGRGIATEAAGAALRFGFAEAGLDRVISICHVDHHASARVMTKLGMRQERETVVPAHGQPVRVLAITHGEFDVLHGG; translated from the coding sequence ATGAGGCTGGAAACCGAGCGGCTGGTGCTGCGCCGCTGGCGTGAGGAGGATCTGGAACCGCTGGCCGCGATCGACGGAGATCCGGAGGTCATGCGCTTCATCGGTGACGGCTCCGTCCGCACCAAGGAACAGACCGCGACCGCGCTCATGTCCATGGAGCGAGGGTGGGACGAGCGTGGCTTCGGGATATTCGCCGTGGAACTGCGCGAGACCGGAGAGCTGGCCGGTTGGGCCGGGCTGACGATCCCCGGCTTCTTGCCCGAGGTGCTGCCTGCGGTGGAGATCGGCTGGCGGTTGGGACGGCCTTTCTGGGGGCGGGGCATCGCCACCGAGGCGGCCGGAGCGGCACTGCGTTTCGGATTCGCCGAAGCGGGCCTGGATCGGGTCATCAGCATCTGCCACGTCGACCACCACGCGTCCGCCCGCGTCATGACGAAGCTGGGCATGCGCCAGGAGCGGGAGACGGTGGTGCCCGCCCACGGGCAGCCGGTGCGAGTCCTGGCGATCACCCACGGTGAGTTCGACGTCCTTCACGGCGGCTGA
- a CDS encoding aminopeptidase P family protein: MSDQGVSRFATARTASHDPDFPQKLLEFMRAGWLDHPIEVRPQPAVTHYARRRAALSDAFPGETLIIPTGPTKVRANNTLYRFRPGSDFAYLTGDHDPDSVLILRPSGDGHDALLYTRQRSSRETDEFFRDRDGELWAGRRRTLAEKTGELGIDTAPLADLDTVLTRCAPGRTRVLRGLDPRVDAAVPATGTRDRELAAAISELKLVKDEWEIAQLQDAIDATVRGFEDVARVVPADRGVSERLIEGVFGLRARHDGNDVGYGSIVCAGPHATILSWKRNDGLTVPGQLLLMDMGVENNHLYTADVTRTLPVSGTFSPLQREVYDIVYASQQAGMEAIKPGVRFADVHLTCMRVLAEGLVELGVLRMSADEAMDPASMLYRRWTLHGFGHMLGIDMHDCAAARPDRYREGELSEGNVLTVEPGLYFQPEDGLVPAELRGVGIRLEDDILVTAEGAVNLSAGLPRRSGEVEAWLAAQRDAGPRLP, translated from the coding sequence ATGTCGGACCAAGGAGTGAGCCGGTTCGCGACCGCGCGTACGGCCTCGCACGACCCGGACTTCCCGCAGAAGCTGCTGGAGTTCATGCGGGCCGGGTGGCTGGACCATCCGATCGAGGTGCGGCCCCAGCCGGCGGTGACCCATTACGCGCGACGCCGCGCGGCGCTGTCCGACGCCTTCCCCGGAGAAACGCTCATCATCCCCACCGGGCCGACCAAGGTACGCGCTAACAACACGCTCTACCGCTTTCGCCCGGGAAGCGACTTCGCCTACCTCACCGGCGATCACGATCCGGACAGCGTACTGATCCTGCGGCCGAGCGGCGACGGCCACGACGCCCTCCTGTACACCAGGCAGCGCTCCTCTCGGGAGACCGATGAGTTCTTCCGTGACAGGGACGGCGAACTGTGGGCCGGCCGCCGTCGTACTCTGGCGGAGAAAACGGGCGAACTGGGCATCGACACGGCCCCGCTCGCCGACCTCGACACCGTCCTGACCCGCTGCGCGCCGGGCCGCACCCGCGTGCTGCGCGGCCTGGACCCCCGGGTCGACGCGGCCGTGCCCGCCACAGGCACCCGCGACCGTGAGCTCGCGGCGGCGATCTCCGAACTGAAGCTCGTCAAAGACGAGTGGGAGATCGCCCAGTTGCAGGACGCGATCGACGCCACCGTCCGCGGCTTCGAAGACGTCGCCCGCGTGGTGCCGGCCGACCGCGGTGTGTCCGAGCGCCTCATCGAAGGCGTCTTCGGCCTGCGCGCCCGCCACGATGGCAACGACGTCGGATACGGCTCGATCGTCTGCGCAGGCCCGCACGCCACGATCCTGTCCTGGAAGCGCAACGACGGCCTCACCGTGCCCGGCCAGTTGCTGCTGATGGACATGGGTGTGGAGAACAACCACCTCTACACCGCCGACGTGACCCGCACCCTGCCCGTCTCGGGAACCTTCTCCCCGCTCCAGCGCGAGGTCTACGACATCGTCTACGCCTCCCAGCAGGCCGGCATGGAGGCCATCAAACCGGGCGTGAGGTTCGCCGACGTCCACCTCACCTGCATGCGTGTGCTCGCCGAGGGCCTGGTGGAGCTGGGCGTGCTGCGGATGAGTGCCGATGAGGCGATGGATCCCGCCTCCATGCTCTACCGGCGCTGGACGCTGCACGGCTTCGGTCACATGCTCGGCATCGACATGCACGACTGTGCGGCGGCCCGCCCGGACCGCTACCGCGAGGGCGAACTCAGCGAGGGCAACGTACTGACCGTCGAACCGGGGTTGTACTTCCAGCCCGAGGACGGCCTGGTTCCGGCCGAGCTCCGCGGGGTCGGCATCCGGCTGGAGGATGACATCCTGGTCACCGCCGAGGGCGCGGTCAACCTCTCCGCCGGCCTGCCACGGCGGTCCGGGGAGGTGGAGGCCTGGCTCGCCGCCCAGCGGGACGCCGGCCCGCGACTGCCCTGA
- a CDS encoding NAD(P)/FAD-dependent oxidoreductase — MSASAAFLIAGGGLAAAKTAEALRDQGFDGRILLVGDERDLPYERPPLSKGYLQGKTGRQKFVVHDDAWYRDHDIELRSGTAVTGIDRSGHQVTLSGGERIGYDKLLLATGASPRRLTVPGADLDGVLYLRTVRDSERIRDTLAAVSRVAIIGAGWIGLEVAAAARAAGVRVSVLEVERQPLLRVLGSRIASVFADLHRDHDVDLRLGTQVSEITGEHGKVRGVRLADGTHLEADAVVVGIGATPNTELAAAAGLEVEDGVRVGADLRTSDPDIFAAGDVANAYHPLLDTHIRVEHWANALNQPAVAARAMLGRDASYDRLPYFYTDQYDLGMEYTGHTPPGHNNDVVVRGDLGSREFIAFWIDDGRVTAGMNVNVWDVTDQIQALIRSGGPVDRDRLADPGVPLHEVTAG; from the coding sequence ATGTCCGCATCCGCTGCATTCCTGATCGCCGGTGGTGGCCTCGCCGCGGCCAAAACCGCCGAGGCGCTGCGTGATCAGGGCTTCGACGGCCGGATCCTGCTGGTCGGCGATGAGCGCGATCTGCCGTACGAGCGGCCGCCGCTGTCCAAGGGCTACCTGCAGGGAAAGACCGGGCGCCAGAAGTTCGTCGTCCACGACGACGCCTGGTATCGCGATCATGACATCGAGCTGCGTTCCGGCACCGCGGTGACCGGCATCGACCGGAGCGGCCACCAGGTCACCCTGTCCGGCGGCGAGAGGATCGGCTACGACAAGCTGCTGCTGGCCACCGGGGCCTCGCCCCGCCGCCTGACCGTTCCGGGCGCGGACCTGGACGGCGTGCTGTACCTGCGCACCGTGCGGGACAGCGAGCGCATCCGCGACACGCTGGCCGCCGTGTCCCGGGTCGCGATCATCGGCGCGGGCTGGATCGGCCTGGAGGTCGCCGCGGCGGCCAGGGCCGCCGGGGTGCGGGTGAGCGTCCTGGAGGTCGAGAGGCAGCCGCTGCTGCGCGTCCTCGGCTCCCGGATCGCGTCCGTCTTCGCCGACCTGCACCGCGACCACGACGTGGATCTGCGGCTGGGGACCCAGGTCTCCGAGATCACGGGCGAGCACGGGAAGGTGCGGGGAGTACGGCTGGCGGACGGCACCCACCTCGAGGCGGACGCGGTCGTCGTCGGCATCGGCGCGACCCCCAACACCGAGCTCGCGGCCGCCGCCGGGCTGGAGGTCGAGGACGGCGTACGGGTCGGCGCCGACCTGCGCACCTCGGACCCCGACATCTTCGCCGCCGGCGACGTCGCCAACGCCTACCATCCGCTGCTGGACACCCACATCCGCGTCGAGCACTGGGCCAACGCCCTCAACCAGCCCGCCGTCGCCGCCCGCGCCATGCTCGGGCGGGACGCCTCCTACGACCGGTTGCCCTACTTCTACACCGACCAGTACGACCTCGGCATGGAGTACACCGGCCACACCCCGCCCGGCCACAACAACGACGTCGTCGTCCGGGGCGATCTCGGCTCCCGCGAGTTCATCGCGTTCTGGATCGATGACGGCAGGGTGACGGCCGGCATGAACGTCAACGTCTGGGATGTCACGGACCAGATCCAGGCGCTGATCCGCTCGGGCGGCCCCGTCGATCGCGACAGGCTCGCCGACCCCGGCGTCCCTCTGCACGAGGTGACCGCCGGCTGA
- a CDS encoding aminoglycoside phosphotransferase family protein yields MSDIPDLGPMPQRITVDTEQARQLIAGQFPRWAHLPIEPVANGGWDNWTFHLGDGMLMRLPSASEYALAVEKEHRWLPPLASRLPLPIPVPLAKGEPGAGYPFSWSIYQWLDGEPASTDRIADPVGFAVDLAGFVAALQSVDTADGPRPGKHNWFRGATLRTYEGHFESALAKLDGHVDVHLAREIWKAALDARWDGVDGWFHGDLAQGNLLLNDGRLAAVIDFGTCGVGDPACDLAIAWTSLTADGRQAFRERLSVDDARWARGRGWALWKTMVTCSHALGDTGEPALNARRVLTEIFAEYSAGSPPAAPAAADR; encoded by the coding sequence TTGAGCGATATACCTGATCTCGGTCCGATGCCCCAGCGCATCACGGTCGACACGGAGCAGGCCCGTCAGCTCATCGCCGGACAGTTTCCTCGGTGGGCGCACCTCCCGATTGAGCCCGTGGCCAACGGCGGCTGGGATAACTGGACCTTCCACCTCGGCGACGGAATGCTGATGCGTTTGCCCAGCGCATCCGAGTACGCCCTGGCGGTCGAAAAGGAACACCGGTGGCTTCCGCCGCTCGCCTCCCGGCTTCCGCTGCCCATTCCTGTCCCGCTGGCGAAGGGCGAGCCAGGTGCGGGCTACCCCTTCTCGTGGTCGATCTACCAGTGGCTCGACGGCGAGCCTGCGAGCACCGACCGGATCGCCGATCCGGTCGGATTCGCGGTCGACCTGGCCGGCTTCGTCGCGGCCCTGCAGAGCGTCGACACCGCTGACGGCCCCCGGCCGGGAAAGCACAACTGGTTCCGGGGCGCCACGCTGCGCACCTATGAGGGGCACTTCGAGAGCGCGCTGGCGAAACTGGACGGCCACGTCGACGTCCACCTGGCGCGCGAGATCTGGAAGGCCGCACTGGACGCGCGCTGGGACGGAGTGGACGGTTGGTTCCACGGTGACCTCGCCCAGGGGAATCTCCTGCTCAACGACGGGCGGTTGGCGGCTGTCATCGACTTCGGCACGTGCGGCGTCGGCGACCCGGCCTGCGACCTGGCAATCGCATGGACATCGCTGACCGCCGACGGTCGCCAGGCGTTCCGCGAGCGACTGTCCGTTGACGATGCGAGGTGGGCGCGCGGGCGCGGCTGGGCTCTCTGGAAGACGATGGTCACCTGCTCTCACGCCCTGGGCGATACCGGCGAGCCGGCGCTGAACGCACGGCGCGTCCTCACCGAGATCTTCGCCGAGTACTCGGCAGGGAGCCCTCCCGCCGCACCGGCGGCAGCAGATCGATAG
- a CDS encoding GNAT family N-acetyltransferase → MFALSLPAGPGHDAQLRPLEPWQSTEFFEHIERARATVDPWIPWAAASSDPVGARATLQRYADGQAADTKRLYGIWLDGTLVGGTMFVRFDTESGIGEIGVWTEPAGQGHGLVTAAVRHLVDWAFTVRGLHRLEWRTSPANVRSSNVARRLGMRLDGVLRQSYPHRGVRHDTEVWSLLAEEWKP, encoded by the coding sequence ATGTTCGCCCTGTCCCTGCCCGCAGGCCCCGGCCACGACGCGCAACTCCGACCTCTGGAACCGTGGCAGAGCACCGAGTTCTTCGAGCACATCGAGCGGGCCCGCGCCACGGTCGACCCGTGGATACCGTGGGCGGCCGCGAGCTCCGACCCGGTCGGCGCGCGGGCCACCCTCCAGCGCTACGCCGACGGCCAGGCCGCCGACACCAAGCGGCTGTACGGCATCTGGCTGGACGGCACGCTGGTCGGCGGAACCATGTTCGTCAGGTTCGACACCGAGTCGGGCATCGGGGAGATCGGCGTGTGGACGGAACCGGCGGGCCAGGGCCATGGCCTGGTCACTGCCGCGGTGCGGCACCTCGTCGACTGGGCCTTCACCGTTCGCGGCCTGCACCGGCTCGAATGGCGCACCAGCCCGGCCAACGTGCGCAGCAGCAACGTGGCCCGGCGCCTGGGCATGCGGCTCGACGGAGTCCTCCGCCAGTCCTACCCGCATCGGGGGGTACGCCACGACACGGAGGTCTGGTCGCTGCTGGCGGAGGAGTGGAAGCCGTAG
- a CDS encoding TetR/AcrR family transcriptional regulator has protein sequence MSPSKERWDARRQDVSAAVWRVMATRGFAGLTLRAVATEMGASTGLLTHYFPNKRALVVYALDILGERTHGRPRQAPPAPGLAALRTALIDILPLTPDGTANNRIWVASWDVALADAELGADQAARYEGIRAKLREHIAVAQERGELPGGDGDDLAAAAIAFTHGVVVQALFDPAAFPPKRQVALVDRFLAGLAQS, from the coding sequence ATGTCACCGAGCAAGGAACGCTGGGATGCCCGGCGCCAGGACGTGTCCGCGGCGGTCTGGCGCGTGATGGCCACGCGCGGTTTCGCCGGACTGACGCTGCGTGCGGTGGCCACCGAGATGGGCGCCTCGACCGGGTTGCTGACGCACTACTTCCCGAACAAGCGGGCCCTGGTGGTGTACGCGCTGGACATCCTGGGGGAGCGCACGCACGGCCGGCCGCGCCAGGCGCCGCCCGCCCCCGGCCTGGCGGCGTTGCGGACCGCGCTGATCGACATCCTGCCGCTGACGCCCGACGGCACCGCGAACAACCGGATCTGGGTCGCCTCGTGGGACGTGGCGCTGGCCGACGCGGAACTGGGCGCGGACCAGGCGGCACGGTACGAGGGCATCCGGGCGAAACTGCGCGAGCACATCGCGGTCGCGCAGGAACGCGGCGAGCTGCCCGGCGGGGACGGCGACGACCTGGCCGCCGCGGCGATCGCCTTCACGCACGGGGTGGTCGTGCAGGCGCTGTTCGACCCGGCGGCGTTCCCCCCGAAGCGCCAGGTGGCGCTGGTAGACCGCTTCCTGGCCGGCCTTGCCCAGAGCTGA
- a CDS encoding ricin-type beta-trefoil lectin domain protein codes for MRWNFRRFWAAVLGLTLAAGLTAATAAPARAESNGGVRVMPLGDSITDGFNIPGGYRVNLWQRMVSGGHTVDFVGSGFNGPAGLGDHDHEGHSGWRIDQIDANIVGWLRNYTPRTVLLHIGTNDMGQNYDVAGAPARLSALIDKIRANAPTVELFVAQVTPAADPAFEARIRAFNAAVPGIVAQKGPMTHLVDMHSGFTTADLADGLHPNAAGYDKMSARWFAALQSVPGSLTPGTPPVGAAVSLSNPQSNRCLDVSGASTTAGAQVHIWDCHGQTNQRWTRTAAGELRVYGNRCLDVNGNGTANGTKVQIWTCNGGTAQRFTFAANGGIVGAGSGKCVDVAASGTANGTPVRLWECNGTGAQRWSVR; via the coding sequence ATGCGATGGAACTTCAGGCGGTTCTGGGCCGCCGTGCTCGGGCTCACCCTCGCCGCCGGGTTGACGGCGGCCACCGCCGCGCCGGCGCGCGCCGAGTCGAACGGCGGCGTGCGGGTCATGCCGCTCGGTGACTCCATCACCGACGGGTTCAACATCCCCGGCGGCTACCGCGTCAACCTGTGGCAGCGGATGGTCTCGGGAGGGCACACGGTCGACTTCGTCGGCTCCGGGTTCAACGGGCCCGCCGGTCTCGGCGACCACGACCACGAGGGCCACTCGGGGTGGCGGATCGACCAGATCGACGCGAACATCGTCGGCTGGCTGCGGAACTACACCCCGCGCACCGTCCTGCTGCACATCGGCACCAACGACATGGGCCAGAACTACGACGTCGCGGGCGCGCCGGCCCGCCTGTCCGCGCTCATCGACAAGATCCGGGCCAACGCGCCGACGGTCGAGCTCTTCGTCGCGCAGGTCACACCGGCCGCCGACCCGGCGTTCGAGGCGCGGATACGGGCCTTCAACGCCGCCGTCCCCGGCATCGTCGCGCAGAAGGGGCCGATGACCCACCTGGTCGACATGCACTCCGGGTTCACCACCGCCGATCTCGCCGACGGTCTCCACCCGAACGCGGCCGGCTACGACAAGATGTCGGCGCGCTGGTTCGCCGCTCTGCAGTCCGTACCCGGCAGTCTCACTCCGGGGACCCCGCCGGTCGGTGCCGCCGTCTCGCTGTCCAACCCTCAGTCGAACCGTTGCCTGGACGTCTCGGGGGCGAGCACCACCGCCGGCGCGCAGGTGCACATCTGGGACTGCCACGGCCAGACCAACCAGCGCTGGACCCGCACCGCCGCCGGGGAACTGCGCGTCTACGGCAACCGCTGCCTCGACGTGAACGGCAACGGCACGGCCAACGGCACGAAGGTCCAGATCTGGACGTGCAACGGCGGGACGGCGCAGAGGTTCACGTTCGCCGCGAACGGCGGCATCGTGGGCGCCGGGTCGGGCAAGTGCGTCGACGTGGCGGCGAGCGGGACCGCGAACGGGACACCGGTGCGGCTCTGGGAATGCAACGGCACCGGGGCGCAGCGCTGGTCCGTACGGTGA